Part of the Sinomonas atrocyanea genome is shown below.
TGGGCAGCAGCCAGGTGAACCCGAGCCGGAGGACGTCCGCCTCCTTCACCGCCCGCAGCGCCGCATCGAGGCGCGGCAGGACCGCGGCGAGCTCGCCGCGGAGCCGGTCCCCCGCCGTCGTGAGCGCCACGCTGCGGGTGGTCCGGTCCACGAGGCGCGCCCCGAGGGAGCGCTCGATCCGGGCGACGGCGCGGGTGAGCGACGGCTGGCTGACACCCTCGAGGGCGGCGGCCCGCGTGAAGTGCCCCTCCTCGGCCAGGGCCATGAAGAGTCTCAGGTCGCGCAGGCCAGGATCCATGCACTTATTGTATGAATCGGACGGGAACGGCATTTCACTCCGAGGTCTGGGAAGCCTAGCGTCGATCCGGCATTGGACCGGAGGGCATCACGGCGTGCGGGCCGCCCCGGATCCGCAGAGGACGCACGCCGGAAAGCCGTATGCCTCCGTGCTCAGCAACGATGTGCTCCGCTCCACCACCACTCCCCTGGGCGGCCCGGCCTATCCCCAGGGCCCCTACCGGTTCGTCAGCCGGGAGTACCTGAACATCACCTATCGCACGGACCCGGAGGCCCTGCGGGCGATCGTGCCCGAGCCGCTCGAGGTCGCGGACCCGCTGGTCCGCTTCGAGGTGATCCGCATGCCGGACAGCTCGGGGCTCGGCGACTACACCGAGTCGGGACAGGTCCTGCGGGTGCGGCACGAGGGCCGGGACGTGGACTACATCCACAGCATGTACCTCGACAACGGCCCGGCGATCTCCCTCGGCCGCGAGGGCAGCGCCTACCCGAAGAAGCTCGGCAGGCCCCGCCTGTTCACCGACTCGGACACGCTCGTGGGAACCCTCGACTACGGCAGCCTGCGCGTGGCCACGGCCACGATGGGCTTCAAGCACGCGCCCATGGACCCCGAGGAGGCCCGGGCCGAGATCGCCGTCCCGACCCTGATGCTCAAGCTCATGCCCGGCTACGACGGCACGCCCCGCATCGCCGAGCTCGTGCAGACCCAGATCGAGGACCTCACCATCCGCGGGGCCTGGACGGGGCCGGCGCGGCTCGAGCTCTTCGCCCACGCCATGGCGCCGCTCGCCGACCTGCCGGTGCGGGAGATCGTCTCCGCGAGCCACATCCTGACCGACCTCACCCTGCCGCGCGCCGAGCTCGTGCACGACTACCTGGCCGCGTGACCGCTTCCCGGCCCGTGACCACCTCCCAGCCCGTGAACACCACCCAGAACGAGGACCCCCGCATGACCGCACAGACCCCCGCCCCCTTCTCGGACGTCGTCCGCCTCGACCTGGCCGGCCGCACAGCCCTGGTCACCGGGGCCGGCAGCGGGATCGGCCGCGCCATCGCGCTGCGCCTGCCCCGCGCCGGGGCCCACGTGAAGGCCCTGGACATCTCCGCCCCCGCGCTCGAGGAGGTCACCGGGATCACCGGCGGCTCGAGCCACGTCGTCGATCTCTCCGACCTGGACGCGCTCGGGCGCGTCGACCTGGACGCGGACGTGGTGGTCAACTGCGCCGGCATCCAGCACGTCGCCCCCATCACCGAGTTCCCCGAGGAGAAGTTCTCGCTCATCCTGCGGATCATGCTCGAGGCGCCGTTCCGCATCATCAAGGCCGCGCTGCCGGGCATGTACGAGCGCGGCTGGGGCCGGATCATCAACATCTCCTCGGTCCACGGGCTGCGGGCCTCGGAGTTCAAGAGTGCCTACGTTGCGGCCAAGCACGGCCTCGAGGGCCTCTCCAAGGTCGTGGCGCTCGAAGCGGCCGCCCACGGTGTCACCTCCAACTGCGTCAACCCCGGCTACGTCCGCACGCCGCTGGTCGACAAGCAGATCGAGGCGCAGGCCGCGGCCCATGACATCTCCGAGGACGAGGTCCTCAGCGGCGTGATGCTCGCCTCCGCGGCGCTCAAGCGGCTCGTGGAGCCCGAGGAGATTGCCGAGATGGCCGCCTTCCTCTGCAGCCCCATGGCCGCGTCGATGACCGGCACCTCCCTCGTGGCCGACGGCGGCTGGAGCGCCCGCTGACCCCATAACCCGCTGCGGGCTGGCGCCTACGGGCCCGGTCGGGCGAAGGCGGCCTCCGGTGCTGACGGCACGGGTGCCATCCCGAAGCTGCTCGGCAGAGCGCTGCGGAAGGCCTGGCCGGTGGCGCCGTCCTCGGTGGCCGCCCAGTCCACCGTCGGATTGCCGGGCTGGTTCTCCTGCTTGATCCACTCGAACCAGACGGCCAGCCTCAGCCGGGGGAACCGCGCCCGCAGCTGCGGCTCGAAGAGCTGGTCCCACCAGGCCTTCTTGATGCTCAGGGCCGAGGCGCCGTCGGGATGTGAAAGGTTGTAGAAGGCGCCCGTCTCGCAGATGGCGAAGGGCTTGCTGTGCCCGTCCGCGTAGAGGCTGTAGAAGTCTGGCACCGCGGTTTCGTCCACAGAGGCGCTCCGATAGGTGCCGGTGATCTTCCCGATGAGCTTGCCCGGCTCGGGCACCGTGTTCTTGCCCCACGGGTAGGCGGTGCCGAAGTGGTAGACGGAGAGGCCCACCCAGTCCACGGCGTCGTCCCCGGGCCAGTAGGGGCTGTACGGGTCGTCCTCCTGGGTGAGGCGCCCGTCCTTGTCGGTGTCCAGGGCTGTGAAGTCTGCGGTCCCGGGTTTCGCCTCGTACGCTCCTCCCTCGAAGGGGTAGCCGCCGCCCTCGTTGGGGGCCCAGATCGTCCCGGAGCCCGCGGAGCCGTGGACGGCGGCCGCAACCTGCCGGAACTTCTCGATGTACTCCGCCGGCCTCTGCCCCCACGGGTACCAGGAGCCGTTCATCTCCTGCCCGAACCGGACGAGGACGGGCACCCCGAGGCCGTTCCACGCCTGGAGCGACCGGGTGAGCTCTGCCAGCGCCGCTGGCGTCACCGCACCGAGCCCTCCCCGCGGTTCGAGCGTCAGCATGAGCGACGAGCGGCGCTGGGCGAGCTCGTGCGCCTGGGCGTCGATGGACGCCTTGTCTGCGGGCTGGAGGGGGAAGTCGATGTAGAACCCGTAGAGGGCGGGCGCCTGGCCCAGCCGGGCGGCGTAGCCCCCCACCGTGTCGCGCGCGCTGTCCAGCTGGACGCCGAAGTAGGTCTGGGGGCTGCTCTGCGGCGGCGCGGGGGCGCTCTGCCCGTGGGCCACCGTCGCGATGATCCCGGCGGCCAGTGCGAGCGCTGCCATCGCCAGCTTGAGGCGGACGGGCAGGCTCGGCGGCATGCTAGTGCCTCGCTTGGGTCTTCAGGACGATGAGGGCGACCGCCAGTGCGGCCTCCACGACGATGACCGCGGCGAGGACCAGCGCCATGCCGCCCAGGACGGCGCCGGCGCGGAGGGCGGCCGCCAGCGGCAGGAGGACGTACGCCGTCACGACCGCCAGCGCCCCGAGGACCATCAGGAGGCGGCCCGTCAGGGCAGCGAACCGGACTCGGGCGACGGCGGGCGCCGGCTCCTCCGCACGGGGCACGGCCCCCGTCCGGGGGGCGGTGCCGTCCGCCGCGAGGGTGGAGGCGTGCCCCTCTGGTGCGGTCCTGTCATCGACGAGGGTCGTTGCGCTCATGGCCTAGCCTTTCCTGGTCTGGGCGGCATCCGCCTCGAGGGTTTTGGGGGTGGGGACCCAGCTGACGCGCCGTGTCCCACGGGCCCAGGCCAGCACGGCCCACAGCGCCGCGGAGCTCTCGATCAGTCCCGCGATCGGAGCAGCCACCACGGCCCTGGCGATCTCGGTCTTCCGGGTGGACCCGTCCAGGCCGGAATCGGCGAGGTTGTGCCACGCTCCGACGAAGACCGAGCCGATCCACATCATCCCGACCAGGGAGAGCCACGCGCTGGCCGGCCCTGGCAGGGGCGCGGCCTGATTGAGGTAAATCGAGGCGACCGTCTTCGTGAGGAAGGCCGGAAGGACAGCGAAGGACAGGACCGAGACCACACATCCCATGGCAAAGGAGGCGATCCGGTAGCGCGTGCCCCAGAGCAGGGCGAATCTCGTCGTCGCGGAGAGCGCCCCGAACCGGCTGCTGCGCTTGAGGTCCGCGAGGCCCTGCAGCACTCCGAAGACCCAGCGGTACCGCTGCTTGAAGGCACTGCGTACTGAAAAGGGCGGTTGCTCCAGCATGACGCAGCCGTGCCACCCGAAGATGTCCCCTCCGTACCGGGTGAACGCCTTCATGCCGAACACGTAGTCCTCGGCGATGAACGGCTCGCCGTCCAGGCATCCGATATCCCAGCCGATTTCATTCTCGAGGGATTCCTCGATCACCAGATTCGATCCGTGGAGGTGGAGCGGAGTTCCCGCCTCCATCACGTGACGGCATTCGTAGCAGCCAATCGGCCGGTTCGCTTCCATAGAGCGGCACATCGGCGAGGCCTGGAGGTAATCGAGGGGATAGAAGATAGGGCCCTCGAGAATGCTGCTGGGAGTTTCGGCGAGGCACCCCATGAGCTTGCGCAGTTCCCCGGGGACCATCACGCTCTCCTCGTCGTAATGGACAATGAACGTCCTGCCCGGCTTCCTGTTCCACAGCGCACGCCGTTGCTCGACCGCGTAGTGCAGCCCTCGGGCCTTCATCTGCGTCCCCGCCGGAGTCTGGTACTCGGAGGGGATGACGAGGACATCGACCTCCACCGGGGCGTGGGCGAAGGCCTTCAGCAGCCGCTCGCCCTGTGCTTCGGATTCGGTGACGACCTCCACGGAGAGGAACCGCCCATAGAACTCGGGGGCCTCGTCCGCGAGCGCGATCACGTTGTCGATGCCCCGTTCGATGACCTCGAAGCTGCCGGCCGCACCTCGGGTGGTGATCTGGATCTTCACGAAGGGCACCGCCACGGAACGGAGATTCTCCGTGGTGACGGACTCGAGCCGCCGGTACTTCTTCCAGTGGAGCAGGAAGCTCCTCCAATACGAGAACATCCGCCAGCCGATGAACGACACGGCGGCGAAAAGGAGAATTCCGACGCCAGTGAGAATGTCGTCGAAGAACGAGGCCATGGATCCCCCCAGATCATTAGAGCGCGGACCAACGGCCCTCCGGGCATGGACGGAATGTCCGAATGGAAATGCCCGGAGGCGAAGCCGTTTCTTGACTTTCGAGACCGTTGCTTGACTCTAAGCTGCGCAATCGGAGTGATTCACCAGTAGCCCTTACCCGATATTCGCGGGGCGTTACTGGTGCGTTACTGGGCGCCGGCGGACACGGGTACGCGGGCGGCCGCGGGAGGGGTACGGTGCCTGTACGCAACGGGCCGGCGGCGTGCACCGCCGACTACTTACCGAGGGCTCGGTATCGGTTCCATGGGGGCAGCGAAGGTCCTCGAAGCTGTCCTCCCCGGCCGACGTCGGGGAAGAAAGAGCGATGAGCGCCAAACCGGCCTGGGCCATCGAAGACCTCGCCGACCAGTTGCCCTAGCAGCCGCGACCCCTGCCGATCGCCTCCTTCGGCGCCTCTCAACACGCCGGCCCCGGGCACCTACACTTCCCCCTGGAAGTGCCGATCAGCGCTGGTCGGAATGCAGGGGGCTCATCATGATGCTTGTCGACGGGATCCGCGCGTTGAGGGCTGTCTCTGCCCTCGTGGTGGGGTGCGTCGTCCTCGCGGGATGCGGCTCCGGCCAGAGCACCCCGCCGGCCAGGACCGACCCTCCGGGGCAGAACATGACGCTCAGGTCCAAGCGGCCCGATCCGAGCAGCACAGACGCGCACCCGCTGGCGAACCTGCTGAGCGACCCGGTCTTCGCCTCGCTCCCTCCCGGCTCGACCAAGACCGGCGAGCAGAAGACCCCTGCGCACAACGACCCGGTCGTCTTCGGATCCGGCGGAACCTTCGGAGCCAGCTACGAGGTCGACTTCACTTCCACGGCACCTGCATCGGACGTCCTTTCGGACCTCGACAGGCGCGCCCGGGCGGCAGGCTGGGACGCCGTGGCCAAGGACCGCGACGGGAGGACTGCCCAGTGGGCGAAGGCATACCCGGACGGGAGCGGTGCCCGCCTCATGATCTATCCGAACAACCCCGAGAACGCACCCGGTCCGGGCCACTACTCCCTGACCGGCTCGATCTGAGAACCGACAGCGCGGCGGCAGTCGCCGGCCGCGCTCGAAGGCACGTAAGCCCCTCCGGCGTCCTCGTCCGGTCGCAAGCCCGGAGGAGGACGATCGTTGCCACGAACGCTGTAGGCATGGGGTGATCCCGTGGGGCGGGTCCGCGGAAGCCCCCCATGAACGAAACTCCCGCGACCCCGCCACCCTCCGCCAGAGCCAGCGGATCCAATACCGTCCTACCCAATGCGCGACAAGTCAGTCAATTGATTATCCAGAGAATGTCATCTCCGTTTGGGTCGAACCGCCGGCGCGAGGAATGCCTGGGTCCACGGGCGAATCGGCCCGCGGGCTGCTCGAGCACCGTCTCCCGCGGCACGTTTGGCAGTCGCGGAATCGGGCAACGACCGCACTGGCGGGCCGGTGCCCGCCGGCGACGGTGCGGAAGAGCCGCTGTCACTCGGACGGAACCCTCGAGGGGGATCCCATGGGTGCCGAGACCCAGCACGAACCAGCCGGACCGGTGTACGAGGACATCCTCCGCCAGATCGCCCGCGCCAAGACCCACGTATCGTCGCCCACGCCCTCCTTCCGGTCATCATGGCAGCGAGCGCAATCAGCGGCAAAGGGCTAGCGGGGGCAGGGTATGCACCGCTTGCCGGGCACTGCTCGCAAGAGGATTCTTCAGCGGACGACAGTTCGGCCTCGTGGGAAGAATGCCCTCACAGGCAGGAGCAGCCCAAGCAGTGACAGGGCAATGAAGACGACCTGGTGGATGTGGTCCTTGCCCGGCGGCAGTTCGAAGACCAGATGGATGGTCCAGAAAACGGGGTAGAACCAGAGCGCGATCCAGGCCCAGCGCTCGCGCCGGCGGTACGGGATCACCGCGAGGAGGCCGCCGAGCAGGCCCAGTCCGATCGAGGCGAGTCCGTCGGCGCGGTAGAGCAACTCGTCGGCGCCCATCGGCGCGATGGCGATCACTACGCCGAAGCCCATGATGCCGAGGCTCACGACTCCCAGACCGATCCAGCCGATCCGCAAAGGCCACCGCCGCTCACCCACCTGGTTCACCCTACGCTTCGTCCCAACGCGGGATGTCGCCGGGGCCCAGGCGCCGTAGACCAGATGGGAACCTCCACCGCATGCAGGCCCACGCCCGGACCAAGCTCAGCCTCCTGCACAATCTCCACATCTAGGACCGCATCGACCCTGGAAGCTGAGGGGACCCCCGGCATGCGACGGCCCCGACCTTTGCCGAAAGGCCGCCGGTGTCTGCTGTGCGTTCCCGGGTCAGGTGCTGGTGAGCTGTCCGAGGATGAGGTCGAGCTTGCGGCTGAGGGCCGCTTTCAGGTCGAAGCCGGCGGGCTCTTCGAGGAGCCATCGGTTCTGCGTGTCGAAGTAGACCGCGGCGAGGATCTCGGCAACATCCTGGGCCGAGATCCCCTTGAGGAGCTCCCCGGTGGCCGC
Proteins encoded:
- a CDS encoding glycosyltransferase family 2 protein, with protein sequence MSFIGWRMFSYWRSFLLHWKKYRRLESVTTENLRSVAVPFVKIQITTRGAAGSFEVIERGIDNVIALADEAPEFYGRFLSVEVVTESEAQGERLLKAFAHAPVEVDVLVIPSEYQTPAGTQMKARGLHYAVEQRRALWNRKPGRTFIVHYDEESVMVPGELRKLMGCLAETPSSILEGPIFYPLDYLQASPMCRSMEANRPIGCYECRHVMEAGTPLHLHGSNLVIEESLENEIGWDIGCLDGEPFIAEDYVFGMKAFTRYGGDIFGWHGCVMLEQPPFSVRSAFKQRYRWVFGVLQGLADLKRSSRFGALSATTRFALLWGTRYRIASFAMGCVVSVLSFAVLPAFLTKTVASIYLNQAAPLPGPASAWLSLVGMMWIGSVFVGAWHNLADSGLDGSTRKTEIARAVVAAPIAGLIESSAALWAVLAWARGTRRVSWVPTPKTLEADAAQTRKG
- a CDS encoding glycoside hydrolase family 26 protein, whose protein sequence is MPPSLPVRLKLAMAALALAAGIIATVAHGQSAPAPPQSSPQTYFGVQLDSARDTVGGYAARLGQAPALYGFYIDFPLQPADKASIDAQAHELAQRRSSLMLTLEPRGGLGAVTPAALAELTRSLQAWNGLGVPVLVRFGQEMNGSWYPWGQRPAEYIEKFRQVAAAVHGSAGSGTIWAPNEGGGYPFEGGAYEAKPGTADFTALDTDKDGRLTQEDDPYSPYWPGDDAVDWVGLSVYHFGTAYPWGKNTVPEPGKLIGKITGTYRSASVDETAVPDFYSLYADGHSKPFAICETGAFYNLSHPDGASALSIKKAWWDQLFEPQLRARFPRLRLAVWFEWIKQENQPGNPTVDWAATEDGATGQAFRSALPSSFGMAPVPSAPEAAFARPGP
- a CDS encoding 3-hydroxybutyrate dehydrogenase, producing MTAQTPAPFSDVVRLDLAGRTALVTGAGSGIGRAIALRLPRAGAHVKALDISAPALEEVTGITGGSSHVVDLSDLDALGRVDLDADVVVNCAGIQHVAPITEFPEEKFSLILRIMLEAPFRIIKAALPGMYERGWGRIINISSVHGLRASEFKSAYVAAKHGLEGLSKVVALEAAAHGVTSNCVNPGYVRTPLVDKQIEAQAAAHDISEDEVLSGVMLASAALKRLVEPEEIAEMAAFLCSPMAASMTGTSLVADGGWSAR
- a CDS encoding acetoacetate decarboxylase, giving the protein MLSNDVLRSTTTPLGGPAYPQGPYRFVSREYLNITYRTDPEALRAIVPEPLEVADPLVRFEVIRMPDSSGLGDYTESGQVLRVRHEGRDVDYIHSMYLDNGPAISLGREGSAYPKKLGRPRLFTDSDTLVGTLDYGSLRVATATMGFKHAPMDPEEARAEIAVPTLMLKLMPGYDGTPRIAELVQTQIEDLTIRGAWTGPARLELFAHAMAPLADLPVREIVSASHILTDLTLPRAELVHDYLAA